A region from the Aegilops tauschii subsp. strangulata cultivar AL8/78 chromosome 5, Aet v6.0, whole genome shotgun sequence genome encodes:
- the LOC141022881 gene encoding uncharacterized protein, producing MANRNKPGGDAADMLLFNEIIRAQTLMELPVKGRSYTWSNMQDDPLLEQLDWFFSSSNWTTAFPNTMVLPLGKPVSDHIPCVVAIESKIPKSKLFQFENYWVNHEGFSDVVARSWSKPCHAPNSTALICKKMKNLRYELKRWTRDENTKLFQSLTTERFRQNSIANLRDRDVVVSDHIGKEWVLYKTYKERLGSSKPTTVRFNLSWIIRQIPGLDELSVPFSKEEIDAVIKEMPADRAPGPDGFNGCFLKSCWQIIKEDFYRMC from the exons ATGGCTAATAGAAACAAACCTGGTGGAGATGCTGCTGATATGCTCCTGTTCAATGAAATCATCCGTGCACAAACTCTGATGGAACTCCCTGTCAAGGGTCGATCGTATACTTGGAGTAACATGCAGGATGACCCCTTGCTTGAACAACTTGACTGGTTCTTCTCGTCGTCTAATTGGACCACTGCCTTCCCGAACACGATGGTCTTACCTCTTGGCAAACCAGTTTCTGATCACATCCCATGTGTTGTGGCCATTGAGTCTAAAATCCCCAAGTCCAAGCTCTTCCAGTTTGAAAACTACTGGGTCAATCATGAGGGCTTCTCTGACGTGGTCGCACGCTCCTGGTCCAAGCCATGCCATGCTCCCAACTCCACGGCACTTATCTGCAAAAAGATGAAAAATCTGCGCTATGAGCTTAAGCGTTGGACCCGTG ATGAAAATACTAAACTCTTTCAATCCCTCACGACTGAGAGGTTTAGGCAAAACTCGATTGCTAACTTACGGGACAGGGACGTGGTGGTGAGTGATCACATCGGCAAAGAATGGGTTTTGTACAAAACATATAAGGAACGTTTGGGCTCTTCCAAACCTACTACCGTGCGCTTCAACCTCTCCTGGATCATTAGACAAATTCCTGGTTTAGATGAGTTGTCAGTACCATTTTCTAAGGAGGAGATTGATGCGGTGATAAAAGAAATGCCAGCCGACCGGGCCCCGGGCCCTGATGGTTTTAACGGCTGCTTTCTTAAGAGTTGTTGGCAGATTATTAAAGAGGATTTCTACAGGATGTGTTAG